In Flavobacterium sp. CS20, a single window of DNA contains:
- a CDS encoding LamG domain-containing protein yields MAFTISDTESVVYINGQVVSQNTFSGVDWTGCDILSIMSGAPRFTGWDHLSDESLMDDLRIYKKALSQTEIQSML; encoded by the coding sequence ATGGCTTTTACTATCTCAGATACAGAAAGTGTAGTTTATATAAATGGTCAAGTAGTAAGTCAGAATACATTTTCAGGAGTTGACTGGACAGGTTGTGATATCCTTTCAATCATGTCAGGAGCACCAAGATTTACAGGTTGGGATCATTTATCTGATGAAAGCCTTATGGATGACTTAAGAATTTACAAAAAAGCTTTATCTCAAACCGAAATACAATCAATGCTTTAA
- a CDS encoding LamG domain-containing protein produces MANEFSASFWLKVNSVPDRAGIQVIGPPDEDNPDAQNNRTGGFRFFRENAGGMQRFKLNVGTGDGEAWFDGGADADVDPSVDEWVHFAFTISDTESVVYINGEVVSQNSFSGVDWTGCDILSIMSGAPRFTGWDHLSDESFMDELRLFNVALTQEEVIEQIAKADEVFKLGFNGSYTESYSDEDATVVGNPSFSSDATEGTSSYQGAVDSYLTFPTENIINNDGFSAVFKYKLNASPDRAGILVIGPPDENNPDAQNNRTGGFRFFRENAGGMRCFKLNVGTK; encoded by the coding sequence TTGGCAAATGAATTTAGTGCATCATTCTGGTTAAAAGTAAATTCAGTACCCGATAGAGCTGGGATTCAAGTTATTGGTCCACCTGACGAAGATAATCCAGATGCCCAAAATAACAGAACAGGTGGCTTTAGGTTTTTCCGTGAAAATGCAGGTGGTATGCAACGTTTTAAACTCAATGTTGGAACTGGTGATGGCGAGGCATGGTTTGATGGTGGAGCAGATGCAGATGTAGATCCTTCGGTCGATGAATGGGTTCATTTTGCATTTACAATTTCAGACACAGAAAGCGTTGTTTACATAAACGGAGAGGTCGTTAGCCAAAATTCATTTTCAGGAGTTGATTGGACTGGCTGTGATATTCTTTCTATCATGTCTGGTGCACCTAGATTTACTGGTTGGGATCACTTATCTGATGAGAGTTTTATGGATGAACTTAGACTTTTCAATGTCGCACTTACACAAGAAGAAGTAATTGAGCAAATTGCCAAAGCAGATGAGGTATTCAAATTAGGTTTTAACGGTAGTTATACTGAGAGTTACAGTGATGAAGATGCTACAGTTGTCGGAAATCCTAGTTTTAGTTCTGATGCCACTGAAGGTACAAGTTCTTATCAAGGTGCAGTAGATTCATATTTGACATTTCCAACGGAGAATATTATAAATAATGATGGATTCTCAGCAGTATTTAAATATAAACTCAACGCTTCTCCAGACAGAGCAGGCATTTTGGTTATTGGTCCACCTGACGAAAACAATCCAGATGCCCAAAATAACAGAACAGGTGGCTTTAGGTTTTTCCGTGAAAATGCGGGTGGTATGCGCTGTTTTAAACTCAATGTAGGAACAAAGTGA
- a CDS encoding Ig-like domain-containing protein — MKTIKKYISLLLILLLATACDDGIDPISRVDPGPDAGAPLVTIERPINGFSIQVPEPVTSVNIKFRAEDDIELQSVSVKIDGAEIAFYDEFIDYRVFIEELVYDEVTTGSHVLEVSATDLSGNTTIATSNFSKEPPYTPLFPGETFYMDFDGSFTNLVTVTDATEVGNPGFAPEARVGTGAYAGAKQILI, encoded by the coding sequence ATGAAAACAATAAAAAAATATATATCCTTATTGCTTATATTGCTTTTAGCTACGGCATGTGATGATGGAATAGACCCGATTTCAAGAGTAGATCCAGGTCCAGACGCTGGTGCTCCATTGGTAACTATTGAGAGACCTATAAATGGTTTTTCAATTCAAGTTCCTGAACCAGTTACATCAGTTAATATTAAATTTAGAGCTGAAGATGATATTGAATTGCAATCAGTCAGTGTAAAGATTGACGGGGCTGAAATTGCTTTTTATGATGAATTTATTGACTATAGAGTTTTTATAGAAGAACTTGTTTATGATGAGGTTACAACTGGTAGTCATGTCTTAGAGGTTTCTGCCACAGATTTGTCAGGAAATACAACAATTGCAACTTCTAATTTCAGTAAGGAACCTCCATACACACCACTGTTTCCTGGTGAAACATTCTATATGGATTTTGATGGAAGTTTTACTAATTTAGTAACTGTAACAGACGCCACTGAAGTTGGTAATCCTGGCTTTGCACCTGAAGCTAGAGTCGGAACAGGAGCTTACGCTGGTGCAAAGCAGATTCTTATCTAA